The following nucleotide sequence is from uncultured Draconibacterium sp..
CGACGAAATTGTTGAGGATTACGATATAACAGGTGATGTAGATGTAAATACAGTTGGAGTTTACACAATAACGTACTCGAAGAAAAATGAGGATGGTTATGCAGCCTCTGCACGTCGTTACGTTGGGGTAATCGATCCGAATGTTGTAGGAAACGATTTTTCCGGTCAATACCAGCGTACCAATTACGGAGGCAACACAACTCCTTCAGGTATTTCTGAATGGACAAAGTTAGCTGAAGGACTTTATGCTCAGGATAATACAGGAGGTGTTCCGGATAATGCAGGTTATGTATACAATGTATATGTATTTAATCTCGAAGGAAATAAAATATTTGTGCCTGAGCAAACAAATGCAATAGGTGGCGATATTTATTGTACCTCAGGTAGTGGAGGTAATTCTCCTGACTTAATTGATTTTTTTCCAGGAGAAGTTGGCGAGATTGCTTACATCTGGGGAGTGAAAGGTACAGGCTACGGAACCAATACAAGAACTTTTACAAGAGTTGAATAATAAAATAGTTAAACATGAGAAAATTAACATATTATATAGCAATTGTAGCATTAGTGCTATCAATTTCATCATGTGATGAAAAGGAGGATTTTGTGCAAATTAACTCATCCGTAGTTGAGGTTGCGGGCGAATGGTGGATCAACTACTCTACAGATGGCTACGAATCAGGGTACTTAAAAACACTGACTTTTAACACATCATCTGACGACGGAAGTGAGATTTGGATTAGTGACGAAGGTAATTTCTGGGTTTACAAAGTAAAATGTCCTGTAAATACCGAAAACCTTACTTTTTCCGGAACGGATTTAGTTAGTGTAGCAACTTGGCAAGGAGAACCATATGATATCAAGATCAATATATCAAATGGTAAAATCATAGAAGATGTAGTAGACAATCTTGCTTCAGGAGCTGTTGCCGATAGCATCTACTTCGAAATCGAATTTGAAGATGATCCGGGGACAATTTATCAAGCTGCCGGTTTCCGTAAGACTGGATTTTTAGAAGATGAACATTAATATCATTAATGCAATAAATAGAAAAGGGTTGCCACACAGGCAGCCCTTTTCTATTCCGGAAATTCATGAATCCGGCTAAATTTTCGTTCCACCTTGTTTTCCGAGTTTAATAGTTTCAGGGTAATCGTATTTTCGTTAAAATCAATTGCCCAAAAATCTCTGTTCAAATTGTCTCCGTAGGGAATCAACTCCACTTCAGGTTTGTGTCCGTGCACATTGTAAACACCACGAACTCTTCCTTTGCCGGAGCGAATATCAAAACGGCCATCCCAACGAAAAAAAATACTGGCTTTGCCTACTTTGGCATCTTCTACTCCGAAATAAACGCCATCGCCAACCACATCCTCCAGTTTCCATAAACCAAGAAGTTGGTCGCCAAAAGTGGCAGGCAAATGAGCAGAGCGTTTTAACAGTACTTCAACGTTCTGTCCCTCTTCATTTCTTGTCCAGATCATTTGATCCTTTTCCAAAGTCACTTTAAACGGCTCGGCCGGATCTTTTATGCCATTTTCGTTTACAACCGATAACTCATGCGCCTCTTCATCAAGGTTCCATCTTCCGTATGAATGTTGCAACCAACCATTCCCCGATTGTTGTGTATGATCTGAATTAAACCTTGTCCAACGTGCATTTGGAGTCATCTCCTGATCTCCTATGTTAACTTTTTCAACTACCCAAAGCCCTTCAATGTTGGGTTTATCCGTGCAGCTAACAAATGCAAATATTGCAACAATGGCTACAAAATAAATCATCTTTTTCATTGCCCTTTTTTAGTTATCTATAACCCTTAAGGACAAGCTTTTGTTGCGATTCAAAAAGTTTTGGGGACGCTAGTATGTTTAAGGCGGAAATGCCAGCTCCTAATTAGCCGACTGAGTTACTTTAATATGGTCGAAATAATCGCCGGCCTCTAATTCAATGAGAAGTTCGCGATCAGTATCATCAGTATTTTCGCTCATCGTAATATAAATCTCGGTGATATTTTTTCGCTCGATTGTAAATTCTGGCTCTTCAATTGTAAAATTATTAGAAAAAGTATCCTGATCTTCAAGGTTTAGATATTCATCATTAAATTTAATACTAACTATCCACCACCAATCGCCTTCAGTTGTTATGGTTACCGAATTTTCACTGGCATCAAATTCAACTTCTTTTTGAGATAGTTTGATGTTATCATCCCAAATTCCAATGGGTGAATCTTTATCTTTTGAACACGAAAGAATTGTGAATAAACTAAGTAGTAAAAGCAACTTCTTCATAACAGCAAAATTTGAGTTTTATGTTTATTACATGATGAAGGTAAAACTGAATTGGTTGCGTAAGCCTGAAGAAGTTTTTAATAATCGCGTGGATCGTCTTCAACAATAGCGTAATGGTAATTGTCTTTCCACTCTCCGCGAATGGGCAAAATTTTTCGGCGTAGTCCTTCGCGGGTCATTCCAATTTTTTCCAGCACTTTTACTGATTTTTTGTTTTCAGTGGCTACACCTGCCTCCACTTTGTGTAAGCCAAAAGTGTCAAAACCTAGCAGAACCAGTTTTTTTACAAGTTCTGTTGCATAACCTTTTCCCCAATAAACAGGATCGAGTTTGTAGTAAATCTCACCGAGCTTAAACTTATTATTCGACAACGAAAATCCGGCCACTCCGATAAAAGCTCCTGTTTCTTTTAATACTACTTTCCACATGTAAGAACTTCGCGGAGTTTTGCTTTTAGCCTCCAACTGTTGTTGTAAAAATTGCTCAGTGTCTTTTATCGATGTTGGGATGCCAAGCGTATTATATTCATCCACCTCGGGAATAGAATGCAGCCGATGAAGTTTTTCAAGGTCTTCCATTTCAATCTCCGATAAAATCAGCCGTTCGGTTTCTATTGTATGTATTTCTGAATTACTCATTCTTTCATTTTTACTGCACCCGCATTTCTTTAATCTTCACTTTCTCCACGAGCGTTTGCTGCTCATCCTTTTGTTGCTGAATTTTGCGAACCACATCCATTCCGGAAACTACCTGGCCAAAAGCTGCAAAACCCTGTCCATCGGGATTTCGTTTACCGCCAAAATCCAATTCCGGCTGATTGTCCACACAAATAAAAAACTCAGTTGATGCTGTTCCCGGCTCCATTCGCGCCATTGACAATGTGCCGTCCAGATGTTTTAAACCTGTTGTTTCTGTTGTTTCGTGTGCGATTGGTTTTATGGTCTCAAAGCGCGGCTCGGTGTAAATTCCTCCCTGTATTACATCTATTTTCACGTCGTTATTGGGCTGATTATCCATACGAACCACCCTGTAAAACAAAGCATTTTTATACGTATTGTTTTCTACATGATTCAGAAAATTTTTAGCAGTAACCGGCGCATTTATTGTATCAATTTCAACAATTATTTCACCCAGTGAAGTTTGCATTTTTACACGAGGCAGGTTCTGAGCAGCTGCATGACACGCTATTACTACTACAGTAATAAAAAAGATTATGGTTTTCCTCATAATTTATGTTGAAGATTATTTTTTACTTGCAACCAAATGTACAAAAAACGTATTTGGGAAACCAAAACAAAAGAATATTACAAAATAAAGCTCATGAAGAAATTTCAAATCTTGCTGGTTTTGTTGTTGCTTTCAGCAGTAACTTTTTCGCAAAACGCGCTAAAAGCCTTTCTCGAAAATCAACCTGAGGTAAAAAGTGTTGAACAAATGGACTGCACCGATTTTTTTGCAGTCAAATACAAAATTATGGTAGAGCAGCCTGTTGATCATTCCGATCCGTCAAAAGGGACATTTCTACAGCGGGCATTGATCGCCGACAAAGGCCTTGACCAGCCTGTAGTTTTTATAACCGAAGGCTACAACGGCGGTTATTCCGAGAACCCACATTATATAAATGAGCTTTGTCCGATATTGGGTGCGAACCAAATTTGTATGGACCACCGTTATTTTGGCGAATCGATGCCGGAACCTTTAAACTGGGATTACCTTACAGTGCGCAATGCCGCTGCCGATCATCATCATATCATTCAGATGATGAAAAAATATTATTCGGGAAAATGGATAAGCACCGGCATTAGCAAAGGCGGGCAAACAACAGTTTATCACCGCTGGCTTTACCCCAACGATGTTGATGTTTCGGTACCGTATGTGGGGCCATTGAACTTTGGTGTTGAAGATGGACGCCATGAGCCGTTTATTGCCAATACCACAGGCACGCCGGAAGGCCGTGCAAAAGTAAGGGCATTTCAACTACAAATTCTTAAAAATCGGGAGACTTATCTACCTTTGCTTGAGCAGTATTGCAAGGATCAGAATCTGCATCCTCTGCTAAACAACAACGAAATGCTGGATTATATAGTGCTGGAATTCTCCTATGGCTTTTGGCAGTACGATAATTCGTTGGATGATATTCCGGCATTGGATGCACCGGCAAATGAGTTGTTTGCAGAGTTGGTTAAAGTATCGTCGCCCATTTACCTGGCGAGTGAAGGTGTGGACATTTTTAAATCGTTTTATGTGCAGGCGGCGCGCGAACTGGGTTATTACGGTTACGATGTAAAACCGTTTAAAGACTTTTTATCAATTAAAAGTGCAGAAGGCTGGCTGAACCGCATTTACCTTCCCGAGCTGGATATTAAATACAACAAAAAGACAGCTAAAGAGGTCGAAAAATTCATCAAAAAAACCGATGCTAAAATGCTGTTTATCTATGGAGAGTGGGATCCGTGGTCGGCTTCGGCATTTGAAGTTCCGAATAAACCTAATTTCCTGAAAATTGTAAAACCAAAAGGGAGTCACAATACACGAATCGGGAATTTACCAGAAGAACAAAAACAGCAGGTTAAAGATACGCTTGAAGACTGGCTGGATATGGAAGTGAATATTGAAATGTAAAATTACAGATTGAGCGAGGTCGAAAGACAAATCACCAGACTTCGCCCAGTCTGGCTTTCTACAAAAAGAACATGGCCACACCTCCAACGGTTATTACCGCTCCAAGAATTTCTTTCCAGTTCACCTTTTCTTTAAACAATAAAATAGACGGTCCGATAATTAGTACCGGAACAATTGCCATCAGTGTTGCTGCAATACCTGCTTGCGTATGTTGAACCGCCAATAGCGAAAAAGACACACCAAGGAAAGGGCCAAAAAAAGCTCCCAGCGTAATGCGTTTCATCGCTGAGTTATTTTTTAAAGCGGCCCAAACGCGTGGCCAACGCTTGATAAAAACAAAGAGAATAGAGAAACCAACAATACCTGCCAGTATCCTTATCTGTGTAGCTGAGAAAGCATCATAATCGCCCATTCCTTTTTTGCTGATTACCAAACCGGCTGCCTGCCCCATGGCACCACCCAAAGCCAGCAGAATTCCTTTTATGGGATACGACGATTTAAACCTTCGGATTTTAACACCATTCTCTTCCGATTTCTCTCGTTTCAGTATAACGATAATTATCCCGGTCATAGTAACGGACATTCCCAACCAACTTTGTGGCGCAAGAACCTCGCCCAAAAGCAGCCAGCCAATAAGTGCGGCAAAAGGTGGCGCCAGCGCCATTAACAACATAGCAATTCGTGCGCCTATCAAAACAAACGACTGGAAAAGCAATAAGTCGCCGATGACAAAACCAACCAAACCGGAAAAAGCCAGCCATTTCCAGGCATACATGCTTGCGTCGGTTGGGAAAAACAATCCCCGTGCAACCCAACTATAGGTACCAACAAGGAAAAAAGCGATAACCAAACGTATGAGATTAACCGCGAGCGAACCAACCTTTTTCCCGGCCGATTCGAATGCCAGCGATGTTACTGTCCAAAATACGGCAGTCAATACACCGGCTATTTCTCCAAAATGATTTTGCATGCGGCAAATGTACTAAATACCACCAATGTATTTACCGATTTCTTTTAGTTGAAAAAGATCAGTAGAAACACAAAAAAAGATCCTGACATAAACGCCAGGATCTTTTCCTCTTCTCTAGTCCTAAGAAAACAACTTAAAATTAGTCACACATTCATAATTGGTCCTCCTCCTCTTACTTCATCACAACTTAACCAATTACTTTAACAATTCTAATCTTCAATACTCTTATAGTTTGTAATTACAAATGTATATTCAAAATAAGAAACAGCACCAAAACTATTGCTGAATTAGACAGCCCAAATCACTGAATTTTAACTTCTTATTTTCTGATTCCCAATTAAGTCCTCGTTACATCGGGTAACATAAAAATCAAATTATTATGGCACCCGATACAGAAAATATTCATAATTTTACTTCAACATCTTCCACTAACTAAAACCTATGAGATACACAGCTTTCATTTCCTTGCTATTTATTTTGCTGGTGGCATGCGAAAAAGACGAATATCCGGGCGTGATTCGGGGGAATGTTCTGCTAACCGATCATTATGACTCATTTCCAATTAAAGCATACGACGATAACAGTGGAATTATAATCACCTTAAGTGATATAAATGGCACAATTACAAAAACGCTTTCGGATGAAGAGGGCAACTACGAACTGCTAAATATAAGGCCGGGAGAATTCAAATTACGTTTTGAAAAAGACAGTTTTTCATTTTATGAGATTTTTGATATTAATATTGAAGGTGCGGACACCATCGATCTCACCTATTCCGTTAACCAACACAAATTGGTTCGTTTGCTGAAATTGCAACCTCTCACTTTCAAAACAGTTAAAGCTCCCTATATCAGTTCTTATAAAGGAGGAATACAAAACGGACCGTATGAAGGCCAGTTTGGTTTGATTTACGACATTGTAACCGAAATAGAACAATCAAGATCATTCGGATGTGTCGCATTTATTAGTACTGAGGAAGACGTAGATTACATGAACTACCAAATGGCAATTGGCTGTAGTAATATGAGTAGATATTATATCGAGAACAGAATCTTAGAATTCAATTTTCATGATCTTGACCGCGAGCTGTTTCCCTTGAGTACGAAAATTTACATCCATTATTATCCGGTCGATGGTGGTCCTGTAATTTACGATCCATGGTTAGACAGGAAAAAATACTGTACCATGCATTTTAATAACAGCAAAAAAGTTTCTTTTACCATTCCCGGTAATTCCATGTATTACGACGGTTCTCCTCTGTAAAAAAAAAACCATTCCCCGTAAACTGAGGAATGGTTACTTTTTTATAAATAACTACTATTTATTATTTGTTCAAAAACTCGGCAACTGTTTTACCCAGTTCTTCACCTCTTTTGTTTTTAGCAACAATTATTCCGTTTTTGTCAACCAACAAACTCGATGGAATAGAGTTTACAGCATAAAGTTTAGCTGCTGCATTATTCCAGTAGGCAAGATCTGAAACATGCTCCCAGGTCAAACCATCATCTTCAATGGCTTTTAACCATGCATCTTTATCTCTGTCGAGCGACACTCCAAATACACTAAATCCCTGATCTTTATATTTGTTGTAAGTAGCAACCACATTCGGATTCTCAGCACGACATGGCCCGCACCACGATGCCCAAAAGTCAACCAATGTCAACTCGTTTTTTGAATAAATATCAGAAAACTTAACCGGATTTCCATCCGCATCGTTTTGAGTAAAATCAGGAGCAGTTTTTCCAACAGCTACCGTTTTTAGTTTCTCAATTTTTGCTTTTAAATCTATAATGGCTGGAACTGAATCTAATTTTGCATCCAGATTACTCACTAAAGCTTCCAGTTCGTCAACCTCTTTTTCGTACTGAATTTGGCTTAACAGCAAAGGAGTAACATACGAAGCCGGATTTTCTTTTACAAATTTTTCCTGTAGTTCTCCAACGCCGGCGTACATGTCTTCAACCTGTTTCATTAATTCATTGGCTTTGGCAGTATCGCCGGCAGCACTTGCGGTACGCGCTTCCTGGTACATCGCCATGTATTCTTCGCTAATCTTTTGGATCTCGTCGTTTATCGTTTTAAACTCATCGTGTGTCGTCGATCCGCTAACCTGTATACCCACAATTGAGTCGGCCTTTCCGGTAACCGTCATGCTCGTATTTTCAACAAATACCACGGCTTTTTCACGTTGTCCGTTAACCGACAAATAATATATACCCGGGAAATCCACTTCTCCCTCAAGAACAGCAACACCATCAACCACCTCGGCGGTATCAATACCAATCCACTGGCTGGCTCCGCGTTCCTCCAACATCACATTTCCGTCAGCACCATCTAGTTTAACGGTAATTTTATAACCATCCTGCGGTTGCGAACAGGCAAACAAGGCTAAACCTATAATAACAACTAATAATTTTCTCATCGTACAGTTTTTTTCTATTTATTGAATTTTGGTCGAATATACGCATTCTGTACATTCCTGAAAAATGATAGTTTCAATTATGCGATAGAATTTAATTAAATTGCAAGGGTAAAATTGGATGTAAGATGAGTAAAAACATTGCCTTGGTACTTTCGGGAGGAGCTGCCCGCGGAATGGCACATATTGGCGTTATTGAAGAATTGGAAGAACGCGGTTATAACATCACCTCTGTTGCCGGCACATCAATGGGAGCATTGGTTGGAGGCATTTATGCGCTGGGAAAATTACCGGAGTTTAAAAAATGGGCGATAGCTCTGGAACGGCACGATATGTTCCGTATGGTAGATTTTTCGTTTGGAGGAAACGGCCTGATAAAAGGCGAAAAAGTACTATCAAAAATCCAGGAGTTTGTACCCGATGCGCTTATCGAAGACTTGCCAATCGATTTCTCGGCTACGGCAGTTGATTTAAAACATAGCAAGGAAGTGGTTTTTACCAAAGGCAGTTTATTCAACGCTATTCGGGCATCAATTGCCATCCCGTCGGTTTTTACCCCCATCACCAGCAACGATATGGTACTGGTTGACGGTGGTGTTATGAACAACCTTCCCATTTCAAATGTAAAACGCAACGAAGGTGATTTGCTGGTTGCAGTTCATGTAAATGCTGCCGCTCCGTTACCTCATCATTTTGATGAAGAAAATAGTGAAGAGAAAGAATCGA
It contains:
- a CDS encoding lipid-binding protein, which encodes MRKLTYYIAIVALVLSISSCDEKEDFVQINSSVVEVAGEWWINYSTDGYESGYLKTLTFNTSSDDGSEIWISDEGNFWVYKVKCPVNTENLTFSGTDLVSVATWQGEPYDIKINISNGKIIEDVVDNLASGAVADSIYFEIEFEDDPGTIYQAAGFRKTGFLEDEH
- a CDS encoding redoxin domain-containing protein, whose protein sequence is MRKLLVVIIGLALFACSQPQDGYKITVKLDGADGNVMLEERGASQWIGIDTAEVVDGVAVLEGEVDFPGIYYLSVNGQREKAVVFVENTSMTVTGKADSIVGIQVSGSTTHDEFKTINDEIQKISEEYMAMYQEARTASAAGDTAKANELMKQVEDMYAGVGELQEKFVKENPASYVTPLLLSQIQYEKEVDELEALVSNLDAKLDSVPAIIDLKAKIEKLKTVAVGKTAPDFTQNDADGNPVKFSDIYSKNELTLVDFWASWCGPCRAENPNVVATYNKYKDQGFSVFGVSLDRDKDAWLKAIEDDGLTWEHVSDLAYWNNAAAKLYAVNSIPSSLLVDKNGIIVAKNKRGEELGKTVAEFLNK
- a CDS encoding immunoglobulin-like domain-containing protein, coding for MKILKFKLLVIVSLILFSACEKEYDSFITKITYFPSITFQGPASSISPAGDQFLTILKGETFVDPGVIVAIGDEIVEDYDITGDVDVNTVGVYTITYSKKNEDGYAASARRYVGVIDPNVVGNDFSGQYQRTNYGGNTTPSGISEWTKLAEGLYAQDNTGGVPDNAGYVYNVYVFNLEGNKIFVPEQTNAIGGDIYCTSGSGGNSPDLIDFFPGEVGEIAYIWGVKGTGYGTNTRTFTRVE
- a CDS encoding patatin-like phospholipase family protein, encoding MSKNIALVLSGGAARGMAHIGVIEELEERGYNITSVAGTSMGALVGGIYALGKLPEFKKWAIALERHDMFRMVDFSFGGNGLIKGEKVLSKIQEFVPDALIEDLPIDFSATAVDLKHSKEVVFTKGSLFNAIRASIAIPSVFTPITSNDMVLVDGGVMNNLPISNVKRNEGDLLVAVHVNAAAPLPHHFDEENSEEKESTYKKWINEFYDFLHINHPKEKEERFGLFSLIDQALATGMLTQVEHSIEKGKPDVVIRVSRDACGTYDFYKAKELIEMGRYSAKNTLDKVKLNA
- a CDS encoding DMT family transporter → MQNHFGEIAGVLTAVFWTVTSLAFESAGKKVGSLAVNLIRLVIAFFLVGTYSWVARGLFFPTDASMYAWKWLAFSGLVGFVIGDLLLFQSFVLIGARIAMLLMALAPPFAALIGWLLLGEVLAPQSWLGMSVTMTGIIIVILKREKSEENGVKIRRFKSSYPIKGILLALGGAMGQAAGLVISKKGMGDYDAFSATQIRILAGIVGFSILFVFIKRWPRVWAALKNNSAMKRITLGAFFGPFLGVSFSLLAVQHTQAGIAATLMAIVPVLIIGPSILLFKEKVNWKEILGAVITVGGVAMFFL
- a CDS encoding carboxypeptidase-like regulatory domain-containing protein, whose product is MRYTAFISLLFILLVACEKDEYPGVIRGNVLLTDHYDSFPIKAYDDNSGIIITLSDINGTITKTLSDEEGNYELLNIRPGEFKLRFEKDSFSFYEIFDINIEGADTIDLTYSVNQHKLVRLLKLQPLTFKTVKAPYISSYKGGIQNGPYEGQFGLIYDIVTEIEQSRSFGCVAFISTEEDVDYMNYQMAIGCSNMSRYYIENRILEFNFHDLDRELFPLSTKIYIHYYPVDGGPVIYDPWLDRKKYCTMHFNNSKKVSFTIPGNSMYYDGSPL
- a CDS encoding GNAT family protein, producing the protein MSNSEIHTIETERLILSEIEMEDLEKLHRLHSIPEVDEYNTLGIPTSIKDTEQFLQQQLEAKSKTPRSSYMWKVVLKETGAFIGVAGFSLSNNKFKLGEIYYKLDPVYWGKGYATELVKKLVLLGFDTFGLHKVEAGVATENKKSVKVLEKIGMTREGLRRKILPIRGEWKDNYHYAIVEDDPRDY
- a CDS encoding peptidylprolyl isomerase, whose translation is MRKTIIFFITVVVIACHAAAQNLPRVKMQTSLGEIIVEIDTINAPVTAKNFLNHVENNTYKNALFYRVVRMDNQPNNDVKIDVIQGGIYTEPRFETIKPIAHETTETTGLKHLDGTLSMARMEPGTASTEFFICVDNQPELDFGGKRNPDGQGFAAFGQVVSGMDVVRKIQQQKDEQQTLVEKVKIKEMRVQ
- a CDS encoding S28 family serine protease; amino-acid sequence: MKKFQILLVLLLLSAVTFSQNALKAFLENQPEVKSVEQMDCTDFFAVKYKIMVEQPVDHSDPSKGTFLQRALIADKGLDQPVVFITEGYNGGYSENPHYINELCPILGANQICMDHRYFGESMPEPLNWDYLTVRNAAADHHHIIQMMKKYYSGKWISTGISKGGQTTVYHRWLYPNDVDVSVPYVGPLNFGVEDGRHEPFIANTTGTPEGRAKVRAFQLQILKNRETYLPLLEQYCKDQNLHPLLNNNEMLDYIVLEFSYGFWQYDNSLDDIPALDAPANELFAELVKVSSPIYLASEGVDIFKSFYVQAARELGYYGYDVKPFKDFLSIKSAEGWLNRIYLPELDIKYNKKTAKEVEKFIKKTDAKMLFIYGEWDPWSASAFEVPNKPNFLKIVKPKGSHNTRIGNLPEEQKQQVKDTLEDWLDMEVNIEM